The Pochonia chlamydosporia 170 chromosome 1, whole genome shotgun sequence genome window below encodes:
- a CDS encoding regulator of chromosome condensation (RCC1) repeat domain-containing protein, translating to MSHLLWKYYWENDVDKFRRLLAPAGPHSHAASKSPSIGNTGGGFLGASPSGPGSSPRTTTPKPRKASGFAHGLGRFKDGGAVLSRNEINSRDHAGLSLLLRVASSTHPNARDFAQALLEHPSLDLYAQDPESGWNALHRSLYAGNISIARMLLAKERTDLTNHTNISSVGKVGQLIKTKDHEGNSPFDLYNSSIATRALKNNRDLIETNEESDVEDSDGEVAQGAASVSFGIGQPAMGDEFYMFGSNKNMSLGVGDENDRQYPERIVLERPNELLRRFHEDYLSSQQTDSPFSASDLDDIPTLVRNPPLTIRDIVMSKLHTAVVTDDSASNLYICGVGRGGRLGLGDENTQFKFVPVPGPFVDRKVRQVALGQNHSMAITDNGELWTWGLNSDSQLGYTLPPVMRSDEEPMSLSPRQVFGPLKKEAVQGIAASAIHSVAHTGSALYCWGRNLGQLALMDADSRSLEVQQIPRKVAASLLSAPIEMVSAIDKATTCLLANWTVWVFTNYGYNLIKFPYPDVFSNHNLSASSYTHRYDVGRRNIQYIASGGETIAAVTACGDLFTMQLNNKVDSNQIAGSTTNPVKIKSAVTQPQCIWDSRKDGVTSVSVGEHGSVIICTESGAVWKRVKRTKGNMAAFASSLDTKKKDFKFERVPYITNCVGVCSSTFGAFSAIRKDSKVMSTDISIANQTIWDDVGSLLCLNDFRASTTTSVEKTGRKKWDAAIAREKPGSVPHEILQSANIEQDLLQWVQMNSFQYNDLNMAIRTSSNPDLRVPVHSWLLAARSPVLREALSEFQISGNKDALADVVLIEQDDGKALLTFVGIDIYTLLNIVVFAYQDAIIPVWRYTREAPPLAYRFRQVRTELMKLGTRLSMPKLETAARLQAGLEPSLDEDLREAVADPAFFHDADMVIELDGDEVLAHSHLVCQRCPFFEGMFHGRSQGQWLAGRRNTAMETELVKVDLNHISPDTFHYVMEFLYADVGEDIFNSVCIGTLDEFSELVLDVMGAANELMLDRLSQICQSLIGKFVTTRNIANLLNEISPCSVTEFRDVGLEYICLQLESMLENHLLDGLDEDILLDLDDVVRNNQLARFPIVRSGRADLLLHEQYPDLALDIEEERRRWVKEMAFKAVQKDEEKKLSSSYKARVGSLDESAMATQTPDRSRRKSRAGRNEPFSPALRPKDSLADLIFEMDDEASPKVSGPTSPEMLASSGARKEPDLDNMPKLPEAWRSASGKPMGDLDITSSPALDQFSLSQLPASQIAAVHRGSSSIQPVSPPTKATNAPWASPILPASKLDLKDIMQEATSKSALTAGLASQANKAASSSKPLARMSQKERKRQQVQLAEVEAAAEKEKSTSVPWQEASSGARPAPWKAATTAPTTSLKDVMQSDSAQHGGQALSKKPLLAAEAIPQLSRRRTASPDTRFPGQGRANSSPAIPTTSTSRSSEKKPLVPHSKSYIKPTAKAEPTLGASMADIIGQQQLEQQRVKEAVAKRSLQEIQEEQAFQEWWDQESRRTQEEEARRQARGKEKEQSGSNRRGRKGRGGKPKPIDSSGGGEKTGEVVAKRTGGSAAPSRGRGGKAKGGKN from the exons ATGAGTCACCTCCTGTGGAAATATTATTGGGAAAACGATGTCGACAAGTTTCGGCGTCTGCTGGCTCCTGCTGGCCCCCATTCCCATGCAGCGTCCAAAAGCCCATCGATAGGAAATACTGGAGGCGGATTCCTTGGCGCAAGTCCGAGTGGCCCAGGCTCTTCGCCTCGGACAACAACTCCCAAGCCGCGCAAAGCCTCCGGATTTGCACATGGACTTGGGAGATTCAAAGATGGCGGAGCTGTACTTAGCCGGAACGAAATTAACAGTCGCGATCATGCTGGTCTGTCGTTACTTCTTCGCGTCGCCTCATCTACTCATCCGAACGCTAGAGACTTTGCTCAAGCTCTACTCGAACACCCTTCCCTCGATCTCTACGCACAAGATCCTGAGAGTGGATGGAATGCCCTCCATCGATCCCTCTATGCCGGAAATATCTCCATAGCTCGAATGCTTCTGGCCAAGGAACGCACTGACCTAACAAACCATACCAATATCTCATCcgttggcaaagttggccAGCTTATAAAGACCAAAGATCATGAGGGCAACAGTCCATTCGACTTATACAACTCGAGTATTGCTACAAGAGCATTAAAAAATAATCGAGACTTGATCGAGACAAATGAGGAGTCAGATGTCGAAGACAGCGATGGCGAGGTTGCCCAAGG AGCCGCCAGCGTGTCGTTTGGCATCGGCCAACCTGCCATGGGAGACGAATTTTACATGTTTGGAAGCAACAAAAATATGtctcttggtgttggcgacgaGAATGATCGGCAGTATCCAGAACGCATCGTCCTTGAACGGCCAAACGAGCTACTACGCCGATTTCATGAGGACTACTTAAGCAGCCAACAAACGGACTCCCCATTCTCTGCGTCGGATTTGGATGATATTCCCACCCTAGTCCGCAACCCTCCTTTGACTATTCGGGATATTGTCATGTCCAAACTCCATACTGCGGTTGTGACTGATGATTCAGCTTCAAACCTCTACATTTGTGGCGTCGGTCGCGGAGGAAGACTAGGCTTGGGCGATGAGAACACCCAATTCAAGTTCGTGCCAGTACCGGGGCCTTTTGTCGATCGCAAAGTCCGGCAAGTTGCTTTGGGCCAGAATCACTCGATGGCTATAACCGACAATGGCGAGCTGTGGACTTGGGGTCTTAACTCGGACTCTCAGCTGGGCTATACTCTTCCTCCCGTCATGAGGTCTGACGAAGAGCCTATGAGCCTGTCACCACGACAGGTCTTTGGACCTCTGAAGAAGGAAGCGGTGCAGGGCATCGCCGCGTCGGCAATTCATTCTGTTGCCCATACTGGGTCAGCTCTTTACTGCTGGGGCCGAAACCTTGGACAGCTCGCTCTCATGGATGCTGATTCGAGGTCACTAGAAGTGCAGCAGATACCACGCAAGGTGGCAGCCTCGCTGCTATCGGCTCCTATTGAGATGGTGTCGGCGATAGACAAGGCCACGACATGTCTCCTTGCGAACTGGACCGTCTGGGTTTTCACTAATTACGGTTacaatttgatcaaattcCCTTACCCTGACGTGTTTAGCAATCACAATTTATCGGCCAGTTCCTATACGCATCGGTATGACGTAGGTCGCCGCAACATTCAGTATATTGCGTCTGGAGGGGAAACAATCGCTGCCGTTACCGCGTGCGGTGACCTCTTCACCATGCAGCTGAACAATAAAGTAGACAGCAACCAGATTGCTGGCTCTACGACGAACCCCGTTAAAATTAAGAGTGCTGTCACCCAGCCTCAGTGCATATGGGACTCACGAAAGGACGGGGTGACTTCTGTGAGTGTTGGTGAGCATGGATCCGTCATCATCTGCACTGAATCAGGTGCAGTCTGGAAGCGAGTCAAGCGCACCAAAGGAAACATGGCCGCATTTGCTAGTTCGCTTGatacaaagaagaaggattTCAAGTTTGAGCGTGTTCCGTATATCACGAACTGTGTGGGTGTTTGTAGCTCAACTTTCGGGGCATTTTCAGCAATCCGCAAAGACAGCAAAGTCATGTCTACAGATATCAGCATTGCGAATCAAACGATCTGGGATGACGTGGGCTCTTTACTTTGCCTGAACGATTTTAGAGCGTCAACCACCACTTCGGTTGAGAAAACTGGACGAAAAAAGTGGGATGCTGCAATTGCCAGAGAAAAGCCCGGGTCGGTGCCTCATGAGATTTTACAATCAGCGAACATCGAACAGGATTTGTTGCAGTGGGTGCAAATGAACTCATTTCAGTACAACGACCTGAATATGGCAATTCGGACTTCGTCAAACCCAGACCTCAGAGTGCCCGTACATAGCTGGCTGCTTGCAGCTCGAAGCCCAGTTCTCCGAGAGGCATTGTCTGAGTTTCAGATCAGTGGGAACAAGGACGCCCTCGCCGACGTAGTTTTGATTGAGCAAGACGATGGCAAAGCACTCCTTACGtttgttggcattgacatctACACTCTGCTGAACATTGTGGTGTTCGCCTATCAAGATGCAATCATTCCGGTGTGGAGATATACGAGGGAAGCGCCTCCACTGGCATATCGTTTCCGTCAGGTGCGAACGGAACTGATGAAGCTTGGGACCAGACTCAGTATGCCGAAATTGGAGACGGCAGCCAGACTTCAAGCCGGTTTAGAACCATCTTTGGACGAAGACTTGCGAGAGGCTGTCGCGGACCCGGCTTTCTTCCATGACGCTGACATGGTCATTGAGCTGGATGGAGACGAGGTTTTGGCGCACAGCCATCTCGTCTGCCAGAGATGCCCCTTTTTTGAAGGCATGTTCCATGGTCGGTCCCAAGGtcaatggctggctggccgtcGCAATACCGCAATGGAAACAGAGCTGGTCAAGGTAGACCTGAACCACATCAGCCCGGACACGTTCCATTATGTGATGGAATTTCTCTATGCTGATGTCGGTGAGGATATATTCAATAGTGTTTGCATCGGGACCCTGGATGAGTTCTCGGAGCTGGTTCTTGATGTGATGGGCGCCGCGAACGAACTGATGCTAGATCGCCTGTCCCAAATTTGTCAAAGCTTGATCGGCAAATTTGTTACAACCCGCAACATTGCAAACCTCCTCAACGAGATTAGCCCTTGCTCAGTAACTGAATTCAGGGACGTTGGGCTGGAATACATTTGCTTGCAACTGGAATCAATGCTGGAGAACCATCTCCTCGATGGCCTTGACGAAGATATCCTTTTAGATTTGGATGATGTAGTGCGAAACAATCAGCTGGCTAGGTTTCCTATTGTGCGAAGTGGACGAGCTGACCTTCTGCTTCATGAACAGTATCCAGACTTGGCGCTTGATATTGAGGAGGAACGTCGCCGTTGGGTGAAAGAAATGGCATTTAAAGCCGTACAGAAGgacgaggaaaagaagctaTCATCCTCGTACAAAGCACGCGTTGGCAGTCTGGACGAatcggcaatggcaacacaGACTCCGGATCGGTCTCGCCGCAAGTCGAGAGCTGGGCGGAATGAACCGTTTAGTCCTGCTTTACGGCCAAAAGATTCTCTTGCAGATCTGATATTTGAAATGGATGACGAGGCTAGTCCAAAGGTCAGTGGTCCGACATCGCCAGAGATGTTAGCTTCCTCAGGTGCCCGAAAGGAGCCGGACCTGGATAATATGCCCAAGCTCCCAGAAGCCTGGCGAAGCGCCAGTGGTAAACCAATGGGCGACCTTGATATCACAAGCTCCCCAGCATTGGACCAGTTCTCCCTATCCCAACTACCTGCGTCTCAAATTGCAGCGGTACACCGGGGGAGCAGCTCCATTCAACCCgtatcaccaccaacaaaaGCCACCAATGCTCCGTGGGCATCACCCATTCTACCTGCGTCAAAGCTGGACTTGAAAGATATCATGCAGGAAGCTACGTCGAAATCGGCGCTCACGGCCGGTTTAGCGTCACAGGCCAACAaggcagcttcatcaagcaaACCACTGGCCCGGATGTCTCAAAAGGAACGAAAGAGACAACAAGTTCAGCTAGCAGAGGTCGAGGCAGCCGCTGAGAAGGAAAAATCTACGTCGGTGCCTTGGCAAGAAGCCAGCTCTGGCGCTCGACCTGCACCTTGGAAGGCGGCTACCACAGCACCAACTACGTCATTGAAGGATGTCATGCAGTCCGACAGTGCACAACATGGAGGCCAGGCGTTGTCCAAGAAACCTCTTTTGGCGGCAGAAGCCATTCCTCAGCTGTCAAGGCGGAGAACAGCCTCTCCTGATACTCGTTTCCCAGGACAGGGCCGTGCTAATAGCTCGCCGGCGATACCTacgacatcgacatcacgGTCATCCGAGAAGAAACCGCTTGTGCCGCATTCCAAATCGTATATcaagccaacagcaaaggCTGAACCAACACTGGGTGCAAGCATGGCGGATATTATCGGACAACAACAGTTAGAGCAGCAAAGGGTCAAGGAAGCTGTAGCTAAGCGATCACTCCAAGAGATTCAAGAGGAGCAGGCCTTCCAGGAATGGTGGGATCAGGAGAGTCGTCGAACacaagaggaggaagccAGAAGACAAGCTAGGGGTAAGGAGAAGGAGCAATCTGGCAGTAACAGACGCGGACGAAAGGGCAGAGGCGGCAAGCCAAAGCCAATTGACAGCTCTGGTGGCGGTGAGAAGACAGGTGAAGTTGTGGCAAAGCGAACAGGTGGCAGCGCAGCTCCTTCGAGAGGCAGGGGAGGCAAAGCTAAAGGAGGCAAAAACTGA
- a CDS encoding centrin (similar to Metarhizium acridum CQMa 102 XP_007809767.1), whose amino-acid sequence MNPHTTPRPFPGRSIGAGSIQQHQFQQNQQAQQSQQPQPQQQQRQPLGPQVSANEEYASIADEDREHIDEVFDLMDMKKKGWLNSYEFKHSLAALGFDMTKPEYFRELESYGSVPPDWHDQQSCPVNRFYVYLNQFRLCAAKLIANRDPREEAAKVFAMFDYDQDGFISIDDLRHLAKEIKDERTLSDEEIQSMIDHLDHDGKGGVSLDEFMQMMEEAG is encoded by the exons ATGAATCCTCACACCACACCACGCCCTTTTCCGGGCCGCTCAATAGGGGCCGGTTCcatccaacagcaccaatttcaacaaaatcaacaagcccagcaatCGCAGCAACCGCaaccgcaacagcagcaacggcagccCCTGGGCCCCCAAGTATCCGCCAACGAAGAGTACGCATCCATCGCCGATGAAGATCGCGAACATATTGACGAAGTG TTCGACCTAATGgacatgaagaagaagggctgGCTAAACTCGTACGAATTCAAACACTCCCTCGCTGCCCTCGGCTTCGACATGACCAAGCCAGAGTACTTCCGCGAACTAGAGTCGTACGGCTCCGTCCCACCCGACTGGCACGACCAGCAATCCTGCCCCGTCAATAGATTCTACGTGTACCTCAACCAATTCCGGTTGTGCGCGGCGAAGCTCATCGCCAACAGGGATCCACGcgaagaagcagccaaggtgTTTGCCATGTTCGACTACGACCAGGATGGCTTTATTTCGATCGATGACCTACGGCATCTGGCAAAGGAGATTAAAGATGAGCGCACATTGTCAGATGAGGAGATCCAGAGCATGATTGACCATCTTGACCACGACGGAAAGGGAGGCGTGAGCCTGGATGAGTTCATGCAAatgatggaggaggctggGTAA
- a CDS encoding EH domain binding protein epsin 2 (similar to Neurospora crassa OR74A XP_960232.2), with amino-acid sequence MSKVMRSVKNVTKGYSSTQVKVREATSNDPWGPTGTQMSEIARMTFNTSTEFYDIVDMIDKRLNDKGKNWRHVLKALKVLDYCLHEGSQLVVTWARQNIYIIKTLREFQYIDEEGRDVGQNVRVAAKELTSLIMDDGRLSAERSDRQTWKSRVTGLEEFAPHDAESSAPRRPRERRAPTGDDDDAEYKLALEASKYQEEEDRKKRESRRDDGGDDDLAKAIKLSQEEDERRRRELEESNANSLFDDDPPQPSTSNQPQYTGFNQGYQQGNQVDFFANPVEQNQMMNQPTGFMNNAYTGYQQTQPTGFQPNYNQAFGAQPTGMGMDPYGQQQNNMPNMTGFQPQATGYNPYAQQMAQQPQQPSEPVPQPGSNNPWATNKSQQQQSLMPTPTGSNNPFAQNNRPQSSKPISTLGALPEQKTLSNFNNQSMMQQPQPQQQPQPSINPPPQKEMNEYQSKLNNLLATGDGMDTYGNTGDLRIPAQHTAPGMFANSAGSGVQRLGADATGNPYMRQQFTGMPSVTYGSQPTNGQGSNNPFGAQPQRQQQNQGQDLIQF; translated from the exons ATGTCCAAGGTTATGCGAAGCGTGAAGAATGTGACCAAGGGTTATTCTAGTACCCAGGTCAAGGTCAGAGAAG CCACGAGCAACGATCCATGGGGCCCAACGGGCACGCAGATGAGCGAAATTGCTCGAATGACCTTCAATAC ATCGACCGAGTTTTACGACATCGTCGATATGATTGACAAGCGTCTCAacgacaagggcaagaacTGGAGGCACGTGCTTAAAGCATTGAAGGTTCTCGATTACTGCCTTCACGAGGGCTCTCAGCTGGTTGTTACCTGGGCCCGTCAGAACATTTATATCATTAAGACATTGCGAGAATTCCAATACATTGACGAAGAGGGCCGGGACGTTGGCCAAAATG TACGAGTGGCCGCCAAGGAATTGACCTCTCTAATCATGGACGACGGGCGACTCAGTGCCGAACGAAGCGATAGACAGACCTGGAAGTCGCGCGTGACTGGACTAGAGGAGTTTGCACCGCATGACGCAGAGTCGTCAGCGCCGCGCAGACCCCGCGAGAGACGGGCTCCCAccggcgacgatgatgacgcgGAATATAAATTGGCCCTGGAGGCCAGCAagtatcaagaagaagaagataggAAAAAGCGCGAAAGCCGGAGGGATGACGgaggcgacgacgacttggcaaaagccatcaagctcagtcaagaggaagatgagagaAGGCGCCGGGAGCTAGAGGAAAGCAACGCCAACTCTCTGTTCGATGACGATCCTCCCCAGCCCTCCACATCAAATCAGCCTCAGTACACTGGGTTTAACCAGGGTTACCAGCAGGGAAATCAGGTAGACTTCTTTGCCAACCCGGTCGAGCAGAACCAGATGATGAACCAACCTACCGGATTCATGAATAATGCCTACACGGGATACCAGCAAACGCAGCCAACCGGCTTCCAGCCAAATTATAACCAAGCCTTTGGAGCTCAGCCCACCGGTATGGGCATGGACCCATACGGCCAGCAACAGAACAACATGCCCAACATGACTGGCTTCCAGCCGCAGGCGACTGGATATAACCCATATGCTCAGCAGATGGCccagcagcctcagcaacCTTCAGAACCTGTCCCTCAGCCAGGGAGCAACAACCCCTGGGCCACCAACAAATcgcaacagcaacagtcCTTGATGCCAACTCCTACTGGCTCAAATAACCCCTTTGCCCAGAACAACCGCCCGCAGTCGTCGAAGCCCATTTCTACCCTAGGAGCCTTACCCGAGCAGAAGACTCTGTCAAACTTCAATAACCAGTCGATGATGCAACAGccgcaaccacaacaacagcCACAGCCCTCTATCAACCCTCCCCCACAGAAGGAAATGAACGAGTACCAAAGCAAATTGAACAATCTTTTGGCAACTGGAGATGGCATGGACACTTACGGCAACACTGGCGACCTCCGCATTCCCGCTCAGCACACTGCTCCAggcatgtttgccaacagcGCCGGTTCTGGCGTTCAGCGACTGGGTGCCGATGCTACAGGCAATCCGTATATGCGTCAGCAGTTCACTGGTATGCCAAGTGTTACATATGGCAGCCAGCCTACAAATGGTCAGGGTAGCAACAACCCCTTTGGTGCGCAACCCCAGAGACAGCAACAGAACCAGGGTCAAGACCTCATTCAATTCTAA
- a CDS encoding mitochondrial 2-oxodicarboxylate carrier 1 (similar to Verticillium alfalfae VaMs.102 XP_003000791.1) — translation MSQEKPLPFIYQFAAGAIAGVSEILVMYPLDVVKTRVQLQTGTGAGAESYNGMLDCFRKIIKNEGFSRLYRGISAPILMEAPKRATKFAANDEWGKVYRKMFGMNQMNQSLSVLTGATAGATESFVVVPFELVKIRLQDKASAGKYNGMVDCVVKTVKNEGVLTMYQGLESTMWRHILWNAGYFGCIFQVRQMLPKASTKQGQMTNDLISGSIGGTVGTILNTPLDVVKSRIQNTPKVPGQVPKYNWAFPAVATVFKEEGAGALYKGFLPKVLRLGPGGGILLVVFTTVMDTFRKWQS, via the exons ATGTCACAGGAGAAGCCTCTTCCCTTCATCTACCAGTTCGCCGCAG gcgccattgctggcgTGTCGGAG ATTCTGGTGAT GTACCCGTTGGATGTCGTCAAGACTCGAGT TCAATTGCAAACTGGAACAGGCGCCGGCGCTGAGTCTTACAACGGCATGTTGGATTGCTTCCGCAAGATTATCAAGAATGAGGG CTTTTCACGTCTTTACCGAGGAATTTCTGCTCCCATCCTCATGGAAGCACCTAAGCGTGCCACCAAGTTCGCTGCCAACGATGAATGGGGCAAGGTTTACCGCAAGATGTTCGGCATGAACCAAATGAACCAGTCTCTCTCTGTTCTGACTGGTGCCACCGCCGGTGCCACTGAATCCTTCGTCGTCGTTCCCTTCGAGCTTGTCAAAATTCGTCTCCAAGACAAGGCCTCCGCTGGAAAGTACAACGGCATGGTGGACTGCGTGGTCAAGACTGTCAAGAACGAGGGTGTTTTGACCATGTATCAGGGTCTGGAGAGTACCATGTGGAGACACATTCTCTGGAACGCTGGTTATTTTGGTTGCATCTTCCAAGTCCGACAGATGCTGCCCAAGGCAAGCACCAAGCAGGGCCAGATGACGAACGACTTGATCTCCGGTTCCATTGGTGGCACAGTCGGTACCATCCTTAACACTCCTCTCGACGTTGTCAAGAGCCGAATTCAGAACACCCCCAAGGTTCCCGGACAAGTTCCCAAGTACAACTGGGCATTCCCAGCTGTGGCTACAGTCTTCAAGGAGGAGGGTGCAGGTGCATTGTACAAGGGATTCCTGCCAAAG GTCCTCCGTCTTGGACCCGGAGGTGGTATTCTTCTCGTCGTTTTCACCACCGTCATGGACACTTTCCGCAAGTGGCAATCATAA